The proteins below come from a single Candidatus Binatus sp. genomic window:
- a CDS encoding LLM class flavin-dependent oxidoreductase translates to MTRTIPMRNGIFLAPFHPLDQDPTEAIHRDLELIENLDRFGYEEAWIGEHHSAGFEIIASPEVFIAAAAERTKKIRLGTGVVSLPYHSPLMTANRIIQLDHQTRGRVMLGVGPGLLPSDAMMLGIDPMTQRDRMLEGIKVIMRLFNGETVTEKSDWYNLVNARAHLMPYTKPHPEIAVASAVSPSGGRAAGKYGFGMLCVAATNADGFDALSTNWQIACEIASEEGRTMDRNRLRLVGPVHIAE, encoded by the coding sequence ATGACCCGTACCATCCCGATGCGTAATGGTATCTTTCTGGCCCCGTTCCACCCGCTCGATCAGGACCCGACCGAAGCGATTCACCGCGACCTCGAATTGATCGAGAACCTGGACCGGTTCGGCTATGAAGAAGCCTGGATCGGCGAGCATCATTCGGCGGGCTTCGAGATTATCGCATCGCCCGAGGTCTTTATCGCCGCGGCGGCCGAGCGCACCAAAAAAATCCGCCTCGGCACCGGCGTCGTGTCGCTGCCGTATCACAGCCCGTTGATGACCGCGAATCGGATTATCCAGCTTGATCATCAGACGCGCGGCCGCGTGATGCTGGGCGTTGGCCCCGGCCTGCTACCCTCCGACGCCATGATGCTCGGTATCGATCCGATGACTCAGCGCGATCGCATGCTGGAAGGCATCAAGGTCATCATGCGCCTGTTCAATGGTGAGACCGTCACCGAGAAGTCCGACTGGTACAACCTCGTCAATGCGCGAGCGCACCTGATGCCTTACACCAAGCCGCATCCCGAGATTGCGGTGGCTAGTGCTGTTAGTCCCTCAGGTGGTCGCGCCGCGGGTAAGTACGGCTTCGGGATGCTCTGCGTGGCGGCTACTAACGCCGACGGCTTCGACGCGCTATCGACCAACTGGCAAATCGCTTGCGAGATAGCGTCTGAGGAGGGCCGTACGATGGATCGCAACCGGCTCCGGCTGGTCGGTCCGGTGCATATCGCGGAA
- a CDS encoding zinc-binding dehydrogenase → MKAAVYYKNGDPSVLKYEDVPDPVCHPKGVVIRVEAVSIEGGDTLNRWRGALLTTPHIVGYQAGGEIVEVGADVTHLRVGQKVTTVFGAGSHAELRAVPARNAWPIPAGFDVKLGAAIPVPFGTADDCLFEFGHLKAGETVLVQAGASGVGVAAIQLAKRAGATVFATASSDERLERLRPLGMDHGINYRTGDVAKSVRSLTNNKGVNLVVDPVGGSTLQSSIMSLAYRGRISMVGAAGREAMTVDVSPLMAGNSSLTGVFLGAELTTDRAHNMIQRLVDEAARGEFKVVIDRTFPLSEAAAAHTYIESRQAVGRVLLIP, encoded by the coding sequence ATGAAAGCTGCCGTCTATTACAAGAATGGCGATCCGAGCGTCCTTAAATACGAAGACGTCCCGGATCCCGTATGCCATCCGAAAGGAGTTGTGATTCGCGTCGAGGCGGTCAGTATCGAGGGCGGCGACACGCTCAATCGATGGCGCGGTGCGTTGCTGACGACTCCGCATATCGTCGGCTACCAGGCCGGCGGCGAGATCGTCGAGGTCGGCGCGGACGTGACCCATCTTCGCGTCGGCCAGAAGGTCACGACCGTGTTCGGCGCCGGATCGCACGCAGAGTTGCGCGCGGTGCCGGCGCGCAATGCGTGGCCGATACCCGCGGGCTTCGACGTGAAACTGGGCGCGGCGATTCCTGTCCCGTTCGGCACCGCAGACGATTGCCTGTTCGAATTCGGCCATCTGAAAGCCGGCGAAACGGTGCTGGTGCAAGCCGGCGCGAGCGGTGTGGGCGTCGCCGCGATCCAGCTAGCCAAGCGCGCGGGCGCGACCGTGTTTGCGACGGCCTCGAGCGACGAGCGGCTCGAACGGTTGCGGCCGCTCGGGATGGATCACGGAATCAACTACCGAACCGGCGACGTGGCCAAATCAGTGAGGAGCTTGACCAATAACAAAGGCGTCAACCTGGTAGTCGATCCAGTTGGCGGATCGACGCTGCAAAGCAGCATCATGTCGCTCGCTTACCGTGGCCGCATCTCGATGGTAGGCGCGGCCGGGCGAGAAGCGATGACTGTGGACGTGTCACCGCTGATGGCGGGCAATAGTTCCTTGACCGGAGTTTTCCTCGGCGCCGAGTTGACGACCGATCGCGCGCATAACATGATCCAGCGCCTGGTCGATGAAGCGGCGCGCGGCGAGTTCAAGGTGGTTATCGATCGAACCTTTCCACTTTCAGAGGCGGCCGCAGCCCACACCTATATCGAGAGCAGGCAGGCGGTCGGCCGCGTGCTGCTGATTCCTTAA
- a CDS encoding dienelactone hydrolase family protein: protein MKTETIEYKDGDVTLRGYHAVDERKTGKRPGVLVMPEAFGLGAHAKSRAERLAELGYVAFAGDPYGNGIELADLPEAMKHAMPLFSDPKKFRGRGRAALDKLASLPNVDASRLAAIGFCMGGTFTLELARDGAPLRGIVSFHGGLQTQRPAEAGQVKAKVLVLTGANDTMIPVDQVNAFEAEMTKAGADWQVLTYGNAKHSFTNPISDSLNMPGIGYNKQVDERSWKQMAAFFEEIFAS from the coding sequence ATGAAGACTGAGACGATCGAGTACAAGGATGGAGACGTAACGCTTCGCGGCTATCACGCCGTCGATGAGCGCAAAACCGGCAAGCGCCCGGGTGTCCTCGTGATGCCTGAGGCATTCGGCCTTGGCGCGCACGCCAAGAGTCGCGCCGAACGGCTCGCCGAACTTGGCTATGTCGCTTTCGCCGGCGATCCTTACGGCAATGGTATCGAGTTAGCCGACCTGCCAGAGGCGATGAAGCATGCGATGCCGCTGTTTTCGGATCCGAAGAAGTTTCGCGGGCGCGGACGCGCGGCGCTCGACAAGCTGGCCTCGCTTCCCAACGTCGATGCAAGCCGCCTGGCTGCTATTGGGTTCTGTATGGGCGGCACCTTCACTCTGGAACTAGCTCGCGACGGCGCTCCGCTTCGCGGGATCGTCAGCTTTCATGGCGGCCTGCAGACGCAGCGTCCCGCCGAGGCTGGACAGGTGAAGGCCAAGGTCCTCGTGCTCACCGGCGCCAACGACACCATGATCCCGGTCGATCAGGTCAACGCGTTCGAAGCCGAGATGACCAAGGCGGGCGCGGACTGGCAGGTCCTGACTTACGGCAACGCCAAGCACAGCTTTACCAATCCGATTTCCGACAGCCTCAACATGCCGGGCATAGGATACAACAAGCAGGTCGACGAGCGATCATGGAAACAGATGGCTGCTTTCTTCGAGGAGATTTTCGCCTCCTGA
- a CDS encoding carboxymuconolactone decarboxylase family protein has translation MGDRVREVGLAEATPETRKIYQQIFGDRDPVAEPGTTTGTRGDYWTTLALVPDIFKLSTEIVWGLLAPGRKLDPVLRELAILRNAIVGDCKFEYSQHHKVSRMIGMPEEKLAAIKNWTTSSAYSPAERAVMAATDELIGRNLVEDATFAELKRHLSDEQIVELFYVITTYRMHGMMLRALHLEFDNDTTLRMQEVPAPGEALIKLPQS, from the coding sequence ATGGGTGATCGGGTACGAGAGGTAGGCCTCGCGGAAGCGACTCCCGAGACGCGGAAAATATATCAGCAGATTTTTGGTGACCGCGATCCGGTCGCCGAACCGGGCACGACCACCGGCACCCGTGGCGACTACTGGACGACGCTCGCGCTCGTGCCCGACATCTTCAAGCTCTCGACGGAGATCGTGTGGGGGCTGCTGGCGCCAGGCCGCAAGCTCGATCCGGTCCTGCGCGAGCTCGCGATTCTCCGCAACGCGATTGTGGGCGATTGCAAATTCGAGTACTCGCAGCATCACAAGGTCTCACGCATGATCGGGATGCCGGAGGAAAAGCTCGCGGCTATCAAAAACTGGACGACATCCTCCGCGTACTCTCCGGCGGAGCGCGCCGTCATGGCCGCCACCGACGAGCTTATCGGACGAAACCTGGTCGAGGACGCAACCTTCGCCGAACTAAAACGTCACCTGAGCGACGAGCAGATCGTCGAGCTGTTTTACGTGATCACCACCTATCGCATGCACGGCATGATGCTCCGCGCGCTGCATCTCGAGTTCGACAACGACACCACCTTGCGAATGCAGGAGGTCCCGGCCCCCGGCGAAGCCTTGATCAAGCTGCCACAATCGTGA
- a CDS encoding VOC family protein has protein sequence MANKGFSHIGLSTLDLDKTKDFYENVLGFRTVRFDAIEIKEGGQIRHAIIDCGRDQLIAFMEARDVPGIPAEYDAGINRGLGLPSAFYHFAFEAGSEGALEQKRQELIDKGVKVTEVFDHDWAKSIYFKDPNGIQLEFCCYTRDLNQQDAELKVRIKASVKQLGLDF, from the coding sequence ATGGCTAACAAAGGATTCTCGCACATCGGACTATCGACCCTCGATCTCGATAAGACCAAGGACTTTTACGAAAACGTCCTGGGCTTCAGGACCGTGCGCTTCGACGCGATCGAGATCAAGGAAGGCGGCCAGATTCGCCACGCGATCATCGATTGCGGCCGCGACCAGTTGATCGCGTTCATGGAAGCGCGCGACGTTCCGGGAATTCCTGCGGAGTACGACGCGGGCATCAATCGCGGACTGGGCTTGCCGAGCGCTTTCTATCATTTCGCTTTCGAAGCGGGCAGCGAAGGCGCGCTCGAACAGAAACGCCAGGAACTGATCGACAAGGGCGTAAAGGTCACCGAAGTCTTCGACCATGATTGGGCCAAATCGATCTACTTCAAGGATCCCAACGGCATCCAACTCGAGTTTTGCTGCTACACGCGCGATCTCAATCAGCAGGACGCCGAACTCAAGGTGCGAATCAAGGCATCGGTGAAGCAGTTGGGCCTCGATTTTTAG
- a CDS encoding beta-glucosidase yields MDLLPRKGITDDEIGGQVARIIELATLEEKIAMMSGHGFFEQIRESGGRLSAHPYRAGGGCERLTVPALYFTDGPRGVARGNSTCFPCTMARGAAFDVDLERRIGEVMGIEARAQGCNFSGAVCVNLLRHPAWGRAQETYGEDPWHLGEMGAALATGIQAHNVVATVKHFALNSIENARFKIDVRIDPRTLREVYLPHFKRILDAGCASVMSAYNKMNGEYCGQNRELLTDILRGEWGFDGFVHSDWVLGVYRAYAAAAGLDVENPEPIHFGAELLAAVKSGAIEPQVIDTACRRILTTLYRFASAEDPLDNYSIDLVASPAHRAIAHEAALKSAVMLKNHGALPFDKIEVRLVAVAGRLAIIANTGDNGSSRVWPPYVVTALDGLKDYLGDAKVVFAGDEGDSDAAAETAKAADAAVVVVGYTARDEGEFIPGDMSGDVRVEVPQKSIGGDRDNLGLSPDQIALIKTIAAANPRTVVIVIAGSPVLMNEWIDDVPAVMQTFYAGMEGGRALAKLLFGEVSPSGKLPFTVPASASDLPFFDRDAESIEYGPYHGYTLLEKSGIRPAFAFGYGQSYARFGYRALKARRSRAGIVVSVSVINLGEVAADEIVQIYVGFPGRMVDRPKKLLRGFKRVSLIPGETATLRFEVPLDSLRWYDASAKSWRLEPGTHTIYAGSSSRDDDLLRREITL; encoded by the coding sequence ATGGATCTGTTGCCGCGCAAAGGCATCACCGACGACGAGATCGGAGGCCAAGTCGCGCGCATCATCGAACTCGCGACGCTCGAAGAGAAAATCGCGATGATGTCGGGTCACGGCTTCTTCGAGCAGATTCGAGAAAGCGGCGGCCGGCTGAGCGCTCATCCGTATCGCGCCGGCGGCGGATGCGAGCGCCTCACCGTCCCTGCACTATATTTCACCGACGGTCCGCGCGGCGTCGCACGGGGCAACTCGACCTGCTTTCCGTGCACGATGGCGCGCGGCGCGGCCTTCGACGTCGATCTCGAGCGGCGAATCGGCGAGGTCATGGGGATCGAGGCGCGCGCGCAAGGATGCAACTTTTCCGGCGCGGTGTGCGTCAATCTGCTGCGGCATCCGGCGTGGGGCCGCGCGCAGGAAACCTACGGCGAGGACCCGTGGCATCTCGGCGAGATGGGCGCGGCGCTCGCCACCGGAATCCAGGCGCATAACGTCGTCGCGACGGTGAAACACTTCGCGCTGAACTCGATCGAGAACGCGCGTTTCAAAATCGACGTGCGAATCGATCCGCGCACGCTGCGCGAAGTGTACCTGCCGCACTTCAAACGAATCCTCGACGCGGGATGCGCCTCCGTGATGTCCGCGTACAACAAAATGAACGGCGAGTACTGCGGCCAGAATCGCGAATTGCTTACCGATATTCTGCGCGGCGAGTGGGGCTTCGACGGCTTTGTGCATTCGGATTGGGTGCTCGGCGTTTACCGCGCTTACGCCGCGGCGGCCGGCCTCGACGTCGAGAATCCCGAGCCGATTCACTTCGGCGCCGAACTGCTCGCCGCGGTAAAATCCGGCGCGATCGAGCCGCAGGTGATCGACACCGCATGCCGCCGCATCCTGACTACGCTCTACCGCTTCGCAAGCGCCGAAGATCCGCTCGATAATTATTCGATCGACCTGGTCGCGTCGCCGGCGCATCGCGCGATCGCTCATGAGGCGGCGCTCAAGTCGGCGGTGATGCTGAAGAATCATGGCGCGTTACCGTTCGACAAAATCGAGGTGCGCCTGGTCGCGGTGGCCGGCCGCCTCGCGATTATCGCGAACACTGGTGACAACGGCTCGAGCCGCGTCTGGCCTCCATATGTGGTCACTGCGCTTGACGGATTGAAGGACTATCTCGGCGACGCGAAGGTTGTCTTTGCCGGCGACGAAGGTGATTCCGATGCGGCTGCCGAAACCGCCAAAGCTGCCGATGCCGCCGTAGTGGTCGTCGGCTACACCGCGCGCGACGAAGGCGAGTTCATCCCGGGCGACATGTCGGGCGATGTTAGAGTCGAGGTCCCGCAAAAATCGATCGGTGGCGATCGCGACAATCTCGGTCTCTCGCCGGATCAAATCGCGTTGATCAAAACAATCGCCGCGGCCAATCCGCGCACTGTAGTGATCGTGATCGCAGGATCGCCGGTCCTGATGAACGAATGGATCGACGACGTCCCCGCAGTGATGCAGACCTTCTACGCGGGCATGGAGGGCGGCCGCGCGCTGGCGAAACTTCTGTTCGGCGAGGTCTCGCCGTCGGGCAAGCTGCCGTTCACCGTGCCGGCTTCGGCCTCGGATTTGCCGTTCTTCGATCGGGATGCGGAGTCAATCGAATACGGTCCGTACCACGGTTACACCCTGCTCGAAAAATCAGGTATCAGGCCGGCGTTCGCTTTCGGCTACGGCCAGAGCTACGCGCGCTTCGGCTATCGTGCGTTGAAGGCGCGCCGCTCTCGCGCGGGAATCGTCGTTTCCGTCTCGGTGATCAATCTCGGCGAGGTCGCGGCCGATGAAATCGTGCAGATATACGTCGGCTTCCCCGGCCGGATGGTCGATCGTCCGAAAAAATTGCTCCGTGGATTTAAGCGCGTCAGCCTGATACCCGGCGAAACCGCGACTCTTCGATTCGAAGTACCGCTCGACAGCCTGCGATGGTACGACGCGTCCGCGAAGAGCTGGCGCCTCGAACCCGGCACTCACACTATCTACGCGGGCAGTTCCTCACGCGACGACGATCTGCTGCGACGCGAGATTACGCTGTAA
- a CDS encoding enoyl-CoA hydratase/isomerase produces MEFDRAKLDLHGNVAIVTLNHPEVMNAVSAEMLGGLMKAFDEIENPKNGVRCLVMTGEGRAFCAGANLQPRSGESRGSTDAGGILETLYHPFLRRIRNLQMPFVTAVNGAAAGVGMSFALMGDLVLCARSAYFLQAFRRIGLVPDGGSTWILPRLLGKARAMELSLLGEKLPAETALQWGLINRVYDDAELIGKAKELAADLANGPTKALSLIRRLYWESLDNSYEEQLNLERQSQRIAGSSNDFREGVRAFLEKRPAKFKGD; encoded by the coding sequence ATGGAATTCGATCGCGCAAAGCTCGACCTTCACGGCAACGTCGCCATCGTTACGTTGAATCATCCTGAGGTGATGAATGCGGTTTCGGCCGAGATGCTCGGCGGCCTCATGAAAGCATTCGACGAAATCGAGAATCCAAAAAACGGCGTGCGATGCCTCGTGATGACAGGCGAGGGCCGCGCCTTCTGCGCCGGCGCCAACCTGCAGCCGCGTTCCGGTGAGTCGCGCGGCTCGACAGACGCGGGCGGAATTCTCGAGACGCTGTATCATCCATTCTTGCGGCGCATCCGCAATCTGCAGATGCCGTTCGTCACCGCCGTCAACGGCGCCGCGGCCGGCGTCGGAATGAGCTTTGCGCTGATGGGCGACCTCGTGCTGTGCGCGCGATCGGCGTATTTCCTGCAAGCGTTTCGGCGTATCGGCCTCGTGCCCGACGGCGGGTCGACCTGGATTTTGCCGCGATTGCTGGGCAAGGCCCGCGCGATGGAGTTGTCGCTGCTCGGCGAAAAGCTCCCCGCTGAAACCGCGCTGCAATGGGGACTGATCAATCGCGTCTATGACGATGCCGAATTGATCGGCAAGGCGAAGGAACTCGCCGCTGACCTCGCGAACGGACCGACCAAGGCGCTCAGCCTGATTCGCCGCCTCTACTGGGAGAGCCTCGACAACTCCTACGAAGAGCAACTGAATCTCGAACGTCAGTCGCAGCGAATCGCGGGCAGTTCGAATGATTTCCGCGAAGGAGTGCGCGCGTTTCTCGAAAAGCGTCCGGCGAAATTCAAGGGCGACTGA
- a CDS encoding acyl-CoA dehydrogenase family protein encodes MDFNFTAEDEAFRKEFRAWLELNAPKQAISELEAFSEEDEDEWHRRVAWFKKLASGGWTGIDWPKEYGGRGASILQTIVYHQELARVHAPLPYVGSGVGLIGPTLMHWGTEEQKHRHIPKVLTGEEIWCQGYSEPGAGSDLASLQTRAIEDGDYFVVNGQKVWTSNAQYSDWIFLLVRTDPDAPKHKGISYLLVDMRTPGITVRPLVQMTGSKGFNEVFFEDVRVPKKNLVADKNQGWQVAITTLMFERNGSGGGGGGMIHELVALAHSIPRGSGTAWDDSSVRQKIAEFYCEQQALKFTGFRQLTRRLKGLPPGPEGSMMKLVGTELSMRISLFAMELLGPYSQLEYKAMFAPDHGKWSYRMLAARGGTIAAGTNQIQHNIIGERVLGLPKG; translated from the coding sequence ATGGATTTCAATTTCACTGCCGAAGATGAAGCCTTCCGCAAGGAATTTCGCGCGTGGCTCGAGCTCAACGCGCCCAAGCAAGCCATTTCGGAACTCGAAGCATTCTCCGAAGAAGACGAGGACGAATGGCATCGTCGCGTCGCATGGTTCAAGAAACTCGCGAGCGGCGGATGGACCGGTATCGATTGGCCCAAAGAATACGGCGGCCGCGGCGCGAGCATCCTGCAGACCATCGTCTATCATCAGGAACTCGCGCGCGTGCACGCGCCGTTGCCGTACGTCGGTTCGGGAGTCGGGCTTATCGGGCCAACGCTGATGCATTGGGGGACCGAGGAGCAGAAGCATCGGCACATTCCGAAGGTGCTGACCGGCGAAGAGATCTGGTGCCAGGGATACTCGGAGCCGGGCGCAGGATCGGACCTCGCGTCACTGCAAACGCGCGCGATCGAAGATGGCGATTACTTCGTCGTCAACGGCCAGAAAGTCTGGACCTCGAACGCGCAATACAGCGACTGGATTTTCCTGCTGGTGCGCACCGATCCCGACGCGCCGAAGCATAAGGGCATCAGCTATTTGCTGGTCGATATGAGGACCCCCGGAATCACCGTGCGTCCGTTGGTGCAGATGACCGGCTCGAAAGGATTCAACGAAGTTTTTTTCGAAGACGTGCGCGTGCCGAAAAAAAATCTCGTCGCCGACAAAAACCAGGGATGGCAGGTTGCGATCACCACCTTGATGTTCGAGCGCAACGGCTCGGGCGGCGGCGGTGGCGGAATGATCCACGAACTGGTCGCGCTCGCGCACTCGATTCCGCGCGGTAGCGGCACTGCGTGGGACGATTCGAGCGTGCGGCAAAAGATCGCCGAGTTTTATTGCGAGCAGCAGGCGCTCAAATTCACCGGCTTCCGCCAACTGACGCGGCGCCTCAAGGGATTGCCGCCCGGACCCGAAGGCTCGATGATGAAACTGGTGGGCACCGAACTCAGCATGCGAATCAGCCTGTTCGCGATGGAGTTGCTCGGGCCGTACAGCCAGTTGGAATACAAGGCAATGTTCGCGCCCGATCACGGCAAGTGGTCGTACCGGATGCTCGCGGCGCGCGGCGGCACGATCGCGGCCGGCACCAATCAGATTCAGCACAACATCATTGGCGAACGCGTGTTAGGGTTGCCGAAGGGCTGA